One Halobacterium wangiae genomic window, GAACTGCTCCCGCCGTCCGACTTCGCCGCGTCGCGGGCGGAGGACATCCAGTCGTCGATGTTCTCCTGGACGTAGTCCTGTCCGCCGAGGCCGAGGGCGACGCCGGCGCCGATGGCCAGCGCGATGGCGGCTGCGCCGAAGAACGCGGCGATGAACGCCGTGAACAGGCTCGCGAGGATGAACGTCTCGAAGCCGATGGCGGTCAGCGCTATCGTGATCGTGATGTAGTAGATGAGCAGTTTCACCGCGAGGCCGGCGTACCGCGTCGCTGCACCGTCGTCGCTGTGGGCGATCATGTCGCCGACGCGTTCGGCGACCCAGATGCCGACGATGAGCGCGGCGAGCCCGCCGACGAGCGCCGGCAGGTAGCTCGCGAACGTGTCGAGGAGTTCCGTCAGCGCGTCGATCTCGACGATGTCGGCGACCGCGAGCAGGGTGAGCAGGTAGATGTAGTAGGTGACGAGCAGGCCGATGATGCGCCCGAACTCGCCCTCCTGGTCGCCGAACTGCTCGAGGGGCGTGTTGCGGAGGCGGGGGCCGATGTTGAACCCGCTGACCACGTCAGCGACGATGTCGCCGACGACCCGGCCCACGATGAACCCTACGATGAGCAGGGCGACTGCGCCGAAGATGACCGGGATGTAGGAGCTGAGGTTCGCGAGCAGCTCCGAGAGCTGTGGGATGTCGAGGACG contains:
- a CDS encoding mechanosensitive ion channel family protein, with translation MRPTGTAITPLQESIPQAIEETIAEVIAYLPTILSAIVILVIGYIIGRIVGALVTRVIDRIGIGKYTRGTAVEGMSERGEGDGIARALGKLVAYYIYFIALVAAANVLDIPQLSELLANLSSYIPVIFGAVALLIVGFIVGRVVGDIVADVVSGFNIGPRLRNTPLEQFGDQEGEFGRIIGLLVTYYIYLLTLLAVADIVEIDALTELLDTFASYLPALVGGLAALIVGIWVAERVGDMIAHSDDGAATRYAGLAVKLLIYYITITIALTAIGFETFILASLFTAFIAAFFGAAAIALAIGAGVALGLGGQDYVQENIDDWMSSARDAAKSDGGSSSSSGSSGTGGSDFGSSETDDTDFSDSGTGGSDFGDSGSGGPDRDDSNLDD